The genomic DNA ATAGACGCCCCCACCAATAACAATTCCATCAACCCCGGTGAGGTTGATAACGTTGGCCACAGCCACACCCAGAATTCTCGCCTGCTCGGTCAGTAGCCGTCTCACCAGCTTATCCTCCTCATCCCACGCACGCCGCAGGTCATCGCCGTTAACACTCTCGAGATCAGCTTCGGCGGAATCGACCAGCAGTGACTGTTCACCTTCCATCAGAGCTTGCCGCAATTCGCGAATAAAGCCCAGTTTACTGACGAACGCTTCCAGACATCCGCGCTGACCACAGCCACATAGAGGACCATCGATCATTACCACCATGTGCCCGATTTCTCCGGCGGTGTTGTTGCTCCCTTTTACAATTCTTCCATCAATAACGTAGCCGCCACCCACCCCTGTTCCGGGGACAATCCCATAAAGAGAGCGCAGCCCCTTGCCGGCGCCAAAGTGGTATTCAGCCAGAGTTGCCAGGTTCACGTCATTCTCAACCGTCACCGGCCGGCCTAAAACTGATTCCAGTGCTGAAGCTACAGGTGTAGCTTGTAAATCGAGGTTCGGCATGACGGCGACACTTCCAGTTTCATCTACCGGTCCGGGGACGCCGACTCCCACCGCCTTAATGTCAGAGAGCGACAACCCCGCCTGTACCAGAGCTTCTCCAAGACAATTACTCATGGCTGTGGCGATGGGTTCAAATGATCCCTCATGAGGCGTCTCATCTTTGTGGCGCCCGGCTAGAACTCCATCATCAGAGACGACAACTGCCGCAATCTTGCTCCCGCCC from Candidatus Neomarinimicrobiota bacterium includes the following:
- a CDS encoding ROK family protein — encoded protein: MSSDSHFKAGIDLGGSKIAAVVVSDDGVLAGRHKDETPHEGSFEPIATAMSNCLGEALVQAGLSLSDIKAVGVGVPGPVDETGSVAVMPNLDLQATPVASALESVLGRPVTVENDVNLATLAEYHFGAGKGLRSLYGIVPGTGVGGGYVIDGRIVKGSNNTAGEIGHMVVMIDGPLCGCGQRGCLEAFVSKLGFIRELRQALMEGEQSLLVDSAEADLESVNGDDLRRAWDEEDKLVRRLLTEQARILGVAVANVINLTGVDGIVIGGGVYESLGGVLLPVVEATADQHAIGGGMQGVRLTLAELKEDAVARGAVLVAVQAEASP